In one Mucilaginibacter sp. PAMB04168 genomic region, the following are encoded:
- a CDS encoding TIM barrel protein, whose translation MQIEKYKIDEANHQLSSKHQRQFDYVAADVKNLDEVMQKLSAFNITIPSWALGTGGTRFGRFSGGGEPRSLEEKIEDVGVIHALNKSSDSISLHIPWDIPKNANDIKALAAQNGLRFDAVNSNTFQDQKDQQLSYKYGSLHHVDKAVRKQAVEHNIEVIKYGVELGSNALSVWLADGSNFPGQLNFRNAFQNTLESLQEIYEALPDDWKVWVEYKPYEPNFYSTTIGDWGQSLLLATKLGPKASTLVDLGHHLPNTNIEQIVSLLLMEGRLAGFHFNDSKYGDDDLTVGSINPYQLFLIFNELVEGMDARGMIHSKDLGWMIDASHNVKDPIEDLIQSVEAIKIAYAQALIVDTEALKQAQLSNDVAQAQEILQTAYRTDVRPLVAEARLRTGGALSPLAAYRSFDVRKNLIKERGEKTVATGL comes from the coding sequence ATGCAAATAGAGAAATATAAAATTGATGAAGCCAATCATCAGTTAAGCAGCAAGCATCAGCGCCAGTTTGATTATGTAGCTGCCGATGTAAAGAATTTGGATGAGGTTATGCAAAAGCTTTCGGCTTTTAACATCACCATCCCCAGCTGGGCTTTAGGAACCGGTGGTACTCGTTTTGGCCGTTTCTCTGGCGGTGGCGAGCCACGCAGCCTCGAAGAAAAAATTGAAGATGTAGGCGTTATTCATGCCCTGAATAAATCAAGTGATTCTATTTCTCTGCACATTCCATGGGATATCCCAAAAAATGCGAATGATATAAAAGCTTTAGCTGCACAAAATGGACTACGTTTCGATGCGGTAAACTCTAACACCTTTCAAGACCAGAAAGATCAGCAACTGAGTTACAAATACGGCTCTTTGCACCATGTTGACAAGGCTGTGCGCAAACAGGCAGTTGAACATAACATTGAGGTAATCAAATACGGTGTGGAGTTAGGCTCCAATGCTTTATCGGTTTGGTTGGCTGATGGTTCCAACTTCCCGGGCCAGTTAAACTTCCGTAACGCATTCCAAAACACGCTGGAAAGCTTGCAGGAGATTTACGAGGCACTGCCGGATGATTGGAAAGTTTGGGTGGAGTACAAACCATACGAGCCAAACTTTTACTCAACTACAATTGGTGATTGGGGCCAATCCTTATTACTCGCTACCAAATTAGGCCCAAAAGCATCAACTTTGGTTGATTTGGGTCACCATTTACCTAATACTAACATTGAACAGATCGTATCATTGTTACTGATGGAAGGCAGACTGGCCGGTTTCCACTTCAACGATTCGAAATACGGAGATGACGATTTAACCGTAGGTAGCATTAACCCTTACCAATTGTTCCTGATTTTTAACGAACTTGTTGAAGGTATGGACGCCCGTGGTATGATACACTCTAAAGATCTGGGCTGGATGATAGACGCTTCACACAACGTGAAAGACCCTATCGAAGATCTGATCCAATCGGTTGAGGCTATTAAAATCGCCTATGCACAGGCTTTAATTGTTGATACAGAAGCTTTAAAACAAGCGCAGCTGTCAAATGATGTTGCCCAGGCACAGGAAATTCTGCAAACCGCTTACCGTACCGACGTTCGGCCGTTAGTGGCCGAGGCGCGTTTAAGAACCGGTGGTGCTTTAAGCCCGCTGGCCGCTTACCGCAGCTTTGATGTACGTAAAAATTTAATTAAAGAACGTGGCGAAAAAACTGTAGCCACAGGATTATAA